A segment of the Cyanobacteria bacterium QS_8_64_29 genome:
CCCGGATTGAGCTGCAGAACCAGCGCACGGTGGCTGGCGAGCCGGTGGCCGAGGTGCGGGTGCGCCACAGCACCCTGCGCAGCTGCCGCATTGCCGGGGAGTGGATCCCGCGCGCGATCGACGAAATTCCGGTTTTGGCGGTCGCCGCGGCGTTCGCGCGCGGTACGACGGTCATTGCCGATGCCGCCGAGTTGCGGGTCAAAGAAAGCGATCGCCTCGCGGTCATGGCAGCGCAGCTCAACCGCATGGGCGCTCAGGTCAGCGAGCGCGCCGACGGCCTCGAAATTGCAGGTGGCCGCACGCTCGAGGGCGCGGAGCTCGATGCTTGCTCGGACCACCGCGTCGCCATGAGCCTGGCCGTTGCGGCCCTGGGCGCGCGCGGGGATACCCGCATCCGCGGGGCCGAGAGCATAGCCGTCTCCTACCCTGAGTTCGCCTCGCAGCTGCAGCAGCTGTGCGGCGGCGGCAGCGCTACTCCGGGTCCGCACTCATGATGCGCGGAACGCGGAAGTAGTCATCCTCGCGCTCGGGTGCCTGCTTCAACATGGCCTCCCGCTTGGGATGGGGGCGCAGCTCGTCTGGGCGCGTGACGTTGCTGACGGCAATCGCGCGGAAGGTGGGCGGCACCTCGCTGGTATCGAGCTCGCTCAGGCGCTCGAAGTAGGACAGGATACTGCTGAGCTGGCTGGCAGTGCGCTCCTCTTCTTCGGGCGCGAGCTCGAGCCGGGCCAAGCGGGCCACTTTGCGCACTTCATCGCGGCTGATGGCATTGGCCATGGGAAACGCCTCGCAGCTAAATCAGAACGTCAATCTCGGAGCGGCCGGTGGTTTTGAGCCAGTTCTGCGCCTCGATGTAGTTGTTGGGCGCGATGCGGATGGCCTCTTTCCAGTATTCAGCGGCTTTGTCAAAGTAGGCTTCGGCTTGCTCGCTGTCGCCGTCGGCTTGGGCTTGCTCGCCTTGCTGATGGTAGATGACGGCAACGTTGTTGAGAGCCTGGGGCAGCCGCGCATTGAGCTCGATGGCCTCGTGGTAGTAGCGCAGCGCCCGTTCGTACTCGCCGTTACTGGTGTGAATGAGCCCAATGTTGTAGAGCACGTAGCTGCGATCATAGGGATCCTCTTCCAGCTCCAGGGCCATGTTGTAGTTCTCCAGCGCCTCGGCGTACTCCCCATCCGATTGCGCCGACATGCCGTCGCGGTAGTAGGCAAAGGCCTCTTTGGACCGCTTCTGCGTGGGAAGCAGCTTGAGGATGGTATCGGCCAGGACGGTAAACGATTTGTCGATGAAATTATCGTTGCGCTGCGTGCGGGGCATGGCTCGCTCCTGGCACAGCTCCGACTGCTGTCCTCCAATCCTAGCTTGCCCGGGCTGCTGCTGGTCTAGAATTGGGGCCGTTGCCAGCGCCGCCACCCCTCATGTCCGCGATCGCCAGCGCCCCGTTCTCAGCCCAGGTCATTGCGGCTGAGGGGCTCAAGCCGCCGGAGTACGAAACCTTGGTGCAGGGCTTGGGCCGCCACCCTAACCGGGCCGAGTTGGGCATGTTCGGCGTCATGTGGTCCGAGCACTGCTGCTACAAAAACTCTCGCCCTTTGCTGGCGCAATTCCCCACCACCGGCGAGCGCATTGTGGTGGGACCGGGCGAGAACGCGGGGGTAGTCGATTTGGGCGATGGCCTGCAGCTGGCGCTGAAAGTGGAATCGCACAACCACCCCTCTGCCATTGAGCCCTACCAAGGGGCTGCCACGGGCGTGGGTGGCATCCTGCGCGACATCTTTACGCTAGGCGCCCGCCCGATCGCGTTGCTGGATTCGTTGCGCTTCGGCTCGCTCGAGGACGCTCGCGCCCGCCGCCTGTTTGCCGGCGTGGTTGAGGGCATCGCCGGCTACGGCAATAGTGTGGGCGTACCGACGGTAGGCGGCGAGGTCTATTTCGACCCAGCCTTTAGCGGCAACCCGCTGGTCAACGTCATGGCGCTGGGCCTGGTTGAGACTGAAGGGATTGTCCGGGCCGGCGCGTCCGGTATCGGCAACCCGGTCATCTATGCTGGGGCAACCACCGGCCGGGACGGCATGGGCGGGGCCAGCTTTGCCAGTGCCGAGCTGAGTGCCGATGCCAGCGACGATCACCCGGCCGTGCAAGTGGGCGATCCCTTCACCGAAAAAGCGCTGATCGAAGCCTGCCTGGAAGCGTTCCAGACAGGGGCTGTGGTCGCCGCCCAGGACATGGGCGCTGCCGGCCTCACCTGCTCGAGCGCCGAGATGGCGGCTAAAGGCAGGGTAGGCATCGAGCTGGATCTCGATCGCGTACCGGCGCGCGAGGCGGGCATGGGGGCCTACGAGTACCTGCTCTCGGAGTCCCAGGAGCGAATGCTGCTGGTCGCCCAGCAAGGGCGCGAAGCTGAGCTCACCGCCATTCTCCAGCGCTGGGGGCTTCACGCCACGGTCGCCGGCGCGGTCCTAGCTGAGCCGGTAGTCCGGGTTCGGTTCCAGGGGGGGGTTGCAGCTGAGGTCCCCGCGCGCGCCCTGACCGACGATGCGCCCACCTACCACCGCAGCAGCCCCAGCGAGCCGCCCGCCTACGCGCAAGCCGCCTGGCAGTGGCAGCCCCATGCCTTGCCACCGGCTACCCGGTCGGGGTTGGCCAACAATAGGGGCGAGCTGAGCTGGCGCCAGATCCTGCTGCAGCTGCTCGATGACCCCACCGTCGCCCCCAAGCGCTGGGTCTATCGCCAATACGACCACCAAGTCCAGAACAACACGGTCGCGCTCCCTGGGGCCGCCGATGCGGCCGTGCTGCGCGCGCGCCCGCAAGGGGCGGGCCAGCACATCAAGCGCGGCATTGCAGCCACCACGGATTGCAACGCGCGCTACGTCTATCTCGATCCCGAGGAAGGGGCCAAGGCCGCCGTTGCCGAGGCGGCACGCAACCTCAGCTGTGTAGGGGCCGACCCGCTGGCGGTGACCGACAATTTAAACTTCGGCAGCCCCGAGACCGAGGTGGGTTACTGGCAGCTTTCGGCCGCCTGCCGCGGCATTGCCATTGCCTGCCAGGCCCTAGAGACCCCCGTTGCTAGCGGCAACGTCTCGCTCTACAACGAAACCATCGACGCCCAGGGGACGCCGCAACCGGTTACCCCCACACCGGCCATCGGCATGGTGGGCTCGCTGCCGGATGTTACCCAGGCCTGCGGCAGCGGCTGGCAGGCCCCAGGCGATGCCATCTACTTGCTGGGAGACGGCGCTGGCGGCGTCACCTTGGGCGGCTCGCAGTACCTGGCCGCTGTTGGCGGTCAATGCACGGGCCGACCGCCGCGCGTGGACTTGGCGCTCGAGCGCCAAGTCCAGCAAGCCTGCCGCACGGGCATCCGGGCAGGC
Coding sequences within it:
- a CDS encoding Asp-tRNA(Asn)/Glu-tRNA(Gln) amidotransferase GatCAB subunit C; the encoded protein is MANAISRDEVRKVARLARLELAPEEEERTASQLSSILSYFERLSELDTSEVPPTFRAIAVSNVTRPDELRPHPKREAMLKQAPEREDDYFRVPRIMSADPE
- a CDS encoding photosystem I assembly protein Ycf3 yields the protein MPRTQRNDNFIDKSFTVLADTILKLLPTQKRSKEAFAYYRDGMSAQSDGEYAEALENYNMALELEEDPYDRSYVLYNIGLIHTSNGEYERALRYYHEAIELNARLPQALNNVAVIYHQQGEQAQADGDSEQAEAYFDKAAEYWKEAIRIAPNNYIEAQNWLKTTGRSEIDVLI
- a CDS encoding phosphoribosylformylglycinamidine synthase subunit PurL — its product is MSAIASAPFSAQVIAAEGLKPPEYETLVQGLGRHPNRAELGMFGVMWSEHCCYKNSRPLLAQFPTTGERIVVGPGENAGVVDLGDGLQLALKVESHNHPSAIEPYQGAATGVGGILRDIFTLGARPIALLDSLRFGSLEDARARRLFAGVVEGIAGYGNSVGVPTVGGEVYFDPAFSGNPLVNVMALGLVETEGIVRAGASGIGNPVIYAGATTGRDGMGGASFASAELSADASDDHPAVQVGDPFTEKALIEACLEAFQTGAVVAAQDMGAAGLTCSSAEMAAKGRVGIELDLDRVPAREAGMGAYEYLLSESQERMLLVAQQGREAELTAILQRWGLHATVAGAVLAEPVVRVRFQGGVAAEVPARALTDDAPTYHRSSPSEPPAYAQAAWQWQPHALPPATRSGLANNRGELSWRQILLQLLDDPTVAPKRWVYRQYDHQVQNNTVALPGAADAAVLRARPQGAGQHIKRGIAATTDCNARYVYLDPEEGAKAAVAEAARNLSCVGADPLAVTDNLNFGSPETEVGYWQLSAACRGIAIACQALETPVASGNVSLYNETIDAQGTPQPVTPTPAIGMVGSLPDVTQACGSGWQAPGDAIYLLGDGAGGVTLGGSQYLAAVGGQCTGRPPRVDLALERQVQQACRTGIRAGYVRSAHDCAEGGLAVAVAEACLGGGLGAEINLGALEADRSELRWDALLFGEAASRILVAVPPEHQAAWEAELAQQLPRAWYRLGAVCSERRGLRLLAADGDAVLDASLEVLAHAADNALARRLQEPL